The following proteins are co-located in the Brevibacillus laterosporus DSM 25 genome:
- a CDS encoding isoprenylcysteine carboxyl methyltransferase family protein, translated as MVTVFMLVLVIVIFQRCIELVIARRNARYMKEAGGYEVAAGHYKWIVSLHVGFFISLIGEVLLRVSTDSIPFYFWPFCVFCLAQILRIWSIRSLGHFWNTRIFVLDGKNPIVRGPYRYIRHPNYLVVFIEVGMLPLTFGAWKTALIFTVANAMIVSVRISAEEQALQKAYKYEAWMKEKGRFFPVRKQRE; from the coding sequence ATGGTAACTGTTTTTATGCTGGTGCTTGTGATCGTAATTTTCCAACGTTGTATCGAGTTGGTGATAGCAAGAAGAAATGCGCGCTATATGAAGGAAGCAGGAGGATATGAGGTAGCTGCCGGGCATTACAAATGGATTGTGAGTTTACATGTAGGTTTTTTCATTAGCTTGATTGGTGAGGTACTGCTTCGAGTATCTACTGATTCTATTCCATTTTACTTTTGGCCATTTTGCGTATTTTGTCTCGCCCAGATACTAAGAATCTGGAGCATTCGAAGTTTGGGACATTTTTGGAATACAAGGATCTTTGTTTTAGACGGAAAAAACCCGATTGTTCGAGGTCCTTATCGCTACATCCGTCATCCAAACTACTTGGTTGTATTCATAGAAGTAGGAATGCTCCCTCTTACATTTGGTGCTTGGAAAACAGCATTAATCTTTACAGTAGCCAACGCCATGATAGTAAGCGTTCGGATTTCAGCAGAGGAACAAGCTTTGCAAAAAGCATATAAGTATGAAGCATGGATGAAGGAGAAAGGGAGATTTTTTCCAGTGAGAAAACAGAGAGAATGA
- a CDS encoding type III polyketide synthase gives MPRIVSIGTASPHYIITKQESKEFSRRFFQEHFSDIDRLLHVFESAEIENRSFATPLEWFEQPHDWAEKNRLYVQQALELSVRAIEQCLEKAGVSADTIDHVVMVSSTGIASPSLDALLFNRLPFRSNLKRTPVWGLGCAGGAAGLAKGYAFAKAHPTERVLVCCVELCGLTFIHGDRSKSNLIATSLFADGAAAALLYGDKQKVHDHSPAILSTHSTIWRDTVDVMGWDVREEGLRVVFSKDIPSLVKDKIKPEMESFLRREGRAHCRIDHIIAHPGGSKVLQAYEQALQLPPDRLRHAKEVLRDHGNMSSCTVLFVLEREMREEHQRGEIGLLLALGPGFSCEQVLLEW, from the coding sequence ATGCCGCGAATCGTATCAATCGGCACAGCAAGTCCACACTATATTATTACGAAGCAGGAGAGTAAGGAATTCTCGCGTCGTTTCTTTCAAGAGCATTTTTCTGATATCGATCGTCTATTACATGTATTTGAATCAGCAGAAATTGAAAATAGAAGCTTCGCCACTCCGCTAGAGTGGTTCGAACAGCCGCATGATTGGGCAGAAAAAAATCGGTTATACGTGCAGCAAGCATTAGAATTAAGTGTGCGTGCAATTGAACAGTGTTTAGAGAAAGCTGGAGTTTCAGCTGACACGATAGATCATGTGGTAATGGTCAGCTCAACAGGGATAGCTAGCCCTAGCCTAGACGCACTCTTATTCAATCGATTACCGTTTCGCTCAAATTTGAAGCGAACACCTGTATGGGGACTAGGATGTGCAGGAGGAGCAGCAGGATTAGCCAAAGGATATGCGTTTGCGAAAGCACATCCAACGGAACGTGTACTTGTCTGTTGCGTCGAATTGTGTGGTTTAACCTTTATACATGGAGATCGAAGTAAAAGTAACCTAATAGCCACCAGTTTGTTTGCAGATGGGGCTGCTGCTGCATTGCTGTACGGAGATAAGCAAAAAGTACATGATCATTCACCTGCTATTTTGTCAACACATTCAACTATCTGGCGGGATACAGTTGATGTTATGGGATGGGATGTGAGGGAAGAAGGCTTGCGGGTAGTCTTTTCTAAAGACATTCCGTCACTTGTAAAAGATAAAATCAAGCCGGAGATGGAGAGTTTCCTGAGAAGGGAAGGACGGGCTCATTGTCGTATTGATCACATAATTGCTCACCCAGGGGGAAGTAAGGTTCTACAAGCCTATGAGCAGGCCCTTCAACTGCCACCAGATAGGTTGCGCCATGCAAAAGAGGTACTACGAGATCACGGGAATATGTCTTCTTGTACCGTCCTATTTGTGTTAGAAAGAGAGATGAGAGAAGAACATCAGCGAGGAGAAATAGGATTGCTTTTAGCTCTTGGACCTGGATTTTCTTGTGAGCAGGTGTTGTTGGAATGGTAA
- the brnQ gene encoding branched-chain amino acid transport system II carrier protein, producing MKQKQLSKKETVTIGLMLFALFFGAGNMIFPPLLGQTAGTSVWIAILGFVLTGVGLPILAVAATATTSGDLKVIAGRVHPLFGIIFPTLIYLAIGPFFGIPRTASVAYEIGLSPLLSDSLKGSSLPLLLYSIVYMAITFWLCLNPTKLVDRIGKVLTPTLLLIIAILFVRSIFKPLGDFPVPSEAYMNNAFFKGFLEGYLTMDTLGALVFGIVVISSIQSRGITDKKSITMATVKAGSIAGVALALVYMALAYLGAGSSILGVSTNGGQILTTVVAYLFGQSGVVLLGTAITLACLTTSIGLITACGQFFSTLIPALSYKVAISILCVFSLIVANLGLNQIISYSVPVLAGLYPIAIVLILLSLIHKQIKGYKEVYVYSVLLAGIISLVDCLHAFGFTLGKITEWLQILPLYSVGIGWVIPAILGAIIGYIVGSLKSQDRVNPSTQTD from the coding sequence ATGAAACAAAAGCAATTATCAAAGAAAGAAACAGTCACAATTGGATTGATGCTGTTTGCTCTATTTTTCGGAGCAGGCAATATGATATTTCCTCCTTTACTAGGACAAACGGCTGGGACAAGCGTCTGGATAGCCATTCTCGGATTTGTATTAACTGGAGTAGGTCTTCCTATCTTAGCAGTTGCTGCCACCGCAACAACATCAGGCGATTTAAAGGTTATTGCAGGTCGGGTTCATCCGCTATTCGGTATTATTTTTCCTACTCTAATATATCTTGCTATTGGTCCTTTTTTTGGAATTCCGCGAACAGCTAGCGTTGCCTATGAGATTGGTCTTAGTCCTTTGCTGTCGGACTCTCTAAAGGGAAGCAGCTTACCTTTGCTTTTATATTCGATCGTCTATATGGCAATTACGTTCTGGCTATGTCTGAATCCTACAAAGTTGGTCGATCGCATCGGAAAAGTCTTAACACCCACACTATTGCTAATTATCGCAATATTGTTTGTTCGGAGTATTTTTAAGCCGTTAGGTGATTTTCCTGTACCTTCAGAAGCCTACATGAACAATGCATTTTTCAAGGGATTCCTCGAAGGTTATCTAACTATGGATACATTAGGTGCCTTAGTTTTCGGAATTGTCGTGATTTCTTCTATACAAAGTCGAGGAATTACGGATAAAAAGAGCATTACCATGGCTACAGTTAAAGCAGGTTCCATTGCCGGAGTTGCCTTAGCCCTTGTATATATGGCTTTAGCATATTTGGGAGCTGGTAGCTCTATATTAGGTGTCTCTACTAATGGTGGCCAAATTTTAACAACGGTTGTAGCCTATTTGTTTGGACAATCGGGCGTCGTGTTGCTTGGCACCGCTATTACCTTAGCATGCTTAACAACTTCGATTGGGCTTATTACAGCGTGCGGTCAATTTTTCTCTACTCTTATTCCTGCCTTGAGCTATAAAGTTGCAATTAGCATTTTATGTGTATTTAGCTTAATAGTTGCTAACTTAGGTTTAAATCAAATTATTTCTTACTCAGTACCTGTCTTGGCCGGATTATATCCAATTGCAATCGTACTGATCCTTTTATCTCTGATTCATAAACAAATAAAAGGATATAAAGAGGTATATGTATATAGTGTTCTGCTCGCTGGAATCATTAGTCTAGTGGATTGCTTGCATGCCTTTGGTTTTACCTTGGGTAAGATTACAGAATGGTTGCAAATTCTTCCTTTATATTCAGTTGGAATCGGCTGGGTTATTCCAGCGATTCTAGGAGCGATTATCGGTTATATAGTAGGTTCATTGAAATCTCAAGATCGCGTGAATCCTTCCACTCAAACCGATTAA
- a CDS encoding AAA family ATPase, translating to MNIREEQTWIDKVKEWQKTDGNSLLVTEVEAIHTLQYIEEKREQLLHILKQDSDDEKEQKQMVGADQIELDQAEATVLTILAQIRWRKTQQISLVEEWLKKARKLDPDNQQAASLQAEIYLHSLLQSLKETAQFPTIRETDNAATRKKVTAQFVIQIQERLDDLVNWEDMLQAGTQAAQLSMNTLLQQKYKSLREGTLELEEALILLHKEAQKYADSVQGLFYSSELLARLQQANKKLQEIEQSIREQLTPTQAEVDLQDHIPAMEQIDQLVGLTDMKKRVKQLAQFLQYQRIRTEKGWELADPLELHAVLMGNPGTGKTTLARLLATLYHELGLLERAEVIEVDRSQLVGAYVGQSEQRTMEVIKKAVGGVLFIDEAYSLKRAESSDSDYGQVVIDTLVSAMTSGEYSGKFVLILAGYPEEMRNFLRANPGLRSRFPESNHFTLPDFTTDELLQVAEQVAERNDFILRPDTKISIQQRLEKERVDETFGNARTAKNIILDAIFAKGSHVVDTEVIRIPDFTILTPVDVEANSSCKEVKINNLSAKQRLDQMIGLVEMKAELTKVAAFVSIQRSRQENGLPAVPVELHAVFTGNPGTGKTTVAQLYAQILQEVGYLKRGHLVTVGRADLVANYVGQTASKTKRKIKEALGGVLFIDEAYALMSSSENDYGQEAVNTLVEEISKHGENLVVVLAGYPYDMQKFIDSNPGLSSRFKKYFRFPDYTASELLSIITQFIQDNSYEVTDETQERLAEQLGTWSEQGRIKGNGRFAKNMVQEAMQEQALRLAAEEKSDWTKEDLSLLTWEDFSKAIERMLSTK from the coding sequence ATGAATATAAGAGAAGAGCAAACATGGATAGATAAAGTGAAAGAATGGCAAAAAACAGATGGAAATTCGTTGCTTGTGACAGAAGTAGAGGCAATTCATACCTTGCAATATATAGAAGAAAAACGAGAACAACTACTACATATTCTCAAACAGGATTCTGACGATGAGAAAGAGCAAAAACAGATGGTAGGAGCAGATCAAATTGAACTGGATCAAGCAGAGGCAACAGTACTTACTATCCTAGCTCAGATACGTTGGAGGAAGACACAGCAAATTTCGTTGGTAGAGGAATGGCTAAAAAAAGCGAGGAAATTGGATCCAGATAACCAACAAGCAGCTTCTTTACAAGCAGAAATATATCTGCATTCTTTATTGCAATCCTTAAAAGAAACAGCTCAATTTCCTACTATTCGCGAGACTGACAATGCAGCTACACGCAAAAAAGTGACGGCTCAATTCGTTATCCAGATTCAAGAACGTCTTGACGATTTGGTTAATTGGGAGGATATGTTACAAGCAGGTACGCAAGCTGCCCAGCTTTCTATGAATACCCTACTTCAGCAAAAATATAAGTCTTTGCGTGAGGGTACATTGGAGCTAGAGGAAGCATTAATCTTGTTGCATAAGGAGGCGCAGAAGTATGCCGACTCCGTACAAGGATTATTTTACTCTTCCGAATTGTTGGCTCGACTTCAGCAAGCCAATAAAAAATTGCAGGAGATTGAGCAATCAATTCGTGAACAACTCACACCTACACAAGCAGAAGTAGACTTACAAGATCATATTCCAGCGATGGAACAAATTGATCAATTAGTGGGTTTAACCGATATGAAAAAGAGGGTAAAGCAACTCGCGCAATTTTTACAGTACCAGCGAATCCGTACAGAAAAGGGCTGGGAGTTGGCCGATCCATTGGAATTACACGCTGTATTAATGGGGAATCCTGGTACGGGGAAAACGACATTGGCACGCCTTTTAGCCACACTTTATCATGAATTAGGCTTATTAGAACGGGCAGAAGTAATAGAAGTTGATCGATCTCAGTTAGTGGGTGCATATGTAGGTCAATCAGAACAAAGAACGATGGAAGTGATTAAAAAAGCGGTAGGCGGTGTTTTGTTTATTGATGAAGCCTACAGCTTAAAACGAGCAGAGTCCAGCGATAGTGATTACGGGCAGGTTGTGATTGATACGCTTGTTTCTGCAATGACAAGCGGTGAGTATAGTGGTAAGTTCGTACTCATATTAGCAGGGTATCCAGAAGAGATGCGAAACTTCCTACGGGCAAACCCTGGTTTACGAAGTCGTTTCCCGGAAAGTAATCACTTTACGTTGCCTGACTTTACGACAGATGAGTTATTACAAGTAGCCGAGCAAGTGGCAGAGCGTAATGATTTCATTCTACGTCCTGATACTAAAATTTCTATTCAGCAGCGCTTAGAGAAAGAGAGGGTTGATGAAACCTTTGGGAATGCTCGTACTGCCAAGAATATCATTTTAGATGCTATCTTTGCCAAAGGGAGTCATGTAGTCGATACAGAAGTAATTAGAATTCCTGATTTTACAATCCTTACACCAGTTGATGTAGAAGCCAATTCATCGTGTAAAGAAGTAAAAATCAATAATCTTTCCGCAAAACAACGATTGGATCAAATGATAGGACTTGTGGAAATGAAAGCTGAATTAACCAAGGTGGCTGCATTTGTGTCTATTCAGCGTTCGCGTCAAGAAAATGGTTTGCCAGCTGTTCCTGTCGAATTGCATGCTGTGTTTACGGGTAATCCAGGAACAGGAAAAACGACGGTAGCACAATTATATGCACAAATATTACAAGAAGTAGGCTACCTCAAGCGAGGGCATCTCGTAACAGTTGGTCGTGCTGATCTTGTGGCAAACTATGTTGGGCAGACAGCAAGTAAGACTAAGCGGAAAATTAAAGAGGCTCTAGGTGGTGTCTTATTTATTGATGAAGCCTATGCATTGATGTCTTCTAGTGAAAATGATTACGGGCAAGAGGCTGTGAATACGCTGGTTGAAGAGATAAGCAAGCACGGTGAAAATTTGGTTGTTGTCCTAGCAGGTTATCCATACGATATGCAAAAATTTATCGATAGCAACCCAGGTCTTTCCTCACGGTTTAAAAAGTATTTCCGATTCCCCGATTATACAGCTTCCGAGCTTTTATCGATTATTACACAATTTATTCAGGACAATAGCTATGAGGTAACGGATGAAACGCAAGAACGCCTAGCAGAGCAATTAGGAACGTGGAGTGAACAGGGAAGAATCAAAGGTAATGGGCGTTTTGCTAAAAATATGGTGCAAGAAGCAATGCAGGAGCAGGCATTACGACTAGCAGCAGAAGAAAAGTCAGATTGGACAAAAGAGGATTTAAGCTTACTGACATGGGAAGATTTTAGTAAAGCTATTGAGCGTATGTTATCGACAAAATGA